The genome window gaaaatagatttatataaggaaaaaaatccacctaACATACTCAGAGCATAAACCAGTAAtccacaagaaaaatattttccccactGCACCTGTTTGgttctttaatattaaaattagaGCTTTCTATTAAGTAAGGAAGAGAGGTACAGTCCTTTTACCTATGACATGACCTTTTCAGCAAGTTTGGGATATCTCTTCAAAAACAAATACTAATACCCTTATGCTTTGATTTTGTACGGATCACTTTCATACCTGTATTACTGTCAAAACTCTGTTAACACTCAGACCCTCCAAAATACCCATGAAATCTGTACTTAAGTAATAACtgtttaatttttgtaatttttatcaTGTACCCATTGAAGGCAAGAGCTCAGATATTAACCTTCTTTTAAAGTATCAAGTGAACTTGGgccaaaattatttcttgccCTTATCCCCCTCAACCTCACATTTCTACTCTTATCCACATCTGAGCCCTACTGGACAAATGGAAAGACataaaagaaacacaggaaaaaatcctTAAATATGCACTTTCTTTCTCTCGCTATAAAATGATATGTAGAGAGAATATATATAagggtgtatatatatatatatatagtttagcagaaaaagcaaaagaaagtcaGTAAAATCTAAATTGCTCAATCTGTAGATGAAACTTGTATCCTGTCTTCTCAAAAGCTACTACTTACCAATGCCAGTTCTCATCATTCAGAAGCCATTTGGAAGTAGCTGGTTTAATTAATCAATTAAAATGATCCTATCCCACCACTTTGCAGTACATCCAGAAACCGTCTCCAGGAAGCCAGTCTGGACACAGAGAACTACGGAGGAAGAGGCTGGAAATGATCCGTCCGCCTGCCACAGCCAAATGATGACGGCTCAGCCTCAGCGAAGAGCACAGAGTTGTGTGCTGGGCAGGATGGCCAGTGGCTGTGGTCTGCAGGGGGCTGTCACTTCTGCATTACTTTAGAGATGACCACAATAGCATGCTTTGGCCCATAAAGGCTGGTTTATTTTCACCCAGTTCGGAGACATGAGATGTTATTACGAATGTGCTGCAGTTAAGGTATAAAAGCACTCTGAAGGAGGTTGATTTACTCTAGCAGGAAGAAATAATCTTGTGCTATCCTAAATGAAAGTTTATGGCTTAATTACAGCTTGACTGTAGGGTTTTGCCTGAATGAGCTTGCTAGAAGAATGAGCTATAGAATCCATTAGTCCTTTGACACTGCCATCAGCAGCCTTCAGAAATCTGACTTTTCAAAGAAGCAGCGCTAAGGAGATAGATACATTACTAACCCGGAGCACTATTTGCCTAACAAGTGGGGAGTGAACATCTGGGCTAAAAGGACGCGGTGCCGGCTGTCATAACTAACGGCAGATGAAGGGCTGATGTCAGGAAAGCACTTCAGTTCACCCTCAGCTTCCCCCTTGGTTGGCAGCCAAGGGGCAGCCAGCCCTTGTATGTGTTTATCGGGAGTGGGGTGGCCGCAGTCAGGTACTTAACCTTATCGAGGTCAGGAGAGATGACTAGCAGCCTTTCCTCTCACCTGCCACTCCAGGTGGGTAATGTGGGGACAACGTGGTTCTGCAGCTGCTCTTGCTACACTCGGGACTGGCCTGAGAGGTTTCATGCTGGCCTCACACGACCGGTTTCCAACGCGCTCCAGTAAAGCTTGTGCCTTGCAGGCATGTGCAGTACTGGAGATGCACAGAGGTGAGGACGTGCCCTCCCAGAGCTGTCTGTAGCCATTACCCTGATTTTTGATCTGTGAGACAGCTGCAACTGATGCAGTAGGCCCTTGAATAAGAGAAAAGCCGCTCACCACTGTTAAAGCAGTGGAGGACGTTGGTTCAAAGGAGCCCCACAAAAAGACACGGTATTCAGCTACAGCTCAGAGCCCTGCCGATGACCTTGTGTGGCACCGTCTCAGGCCCTGGGAGGAAAACAAGGGAGAGCAAAACTCATACAGGCTTATCTGGGGAATATCATATCCCCTTGCATGGGGAATATCTCATTCCGGGCATCTTGCAGAGGCAGTGGGTGACCCCATGCCCAACCAGAGACTTTTGGCCGTGGGTTGGTGCCTCTGCCTTAATGTAAACCCGTTGTAAGAGTGCGGCTGGACAACGCGTTGCAGAACGGAGCTCGCTCGGTATTAAAAATATCACTCAGCTCTTTGGGAAATCCGGGACGTAGGTTGACAGGGGTGACACGGCGGTAGGACAGGCCTGCCGATGAAGACTCACCTGGAGGGTGGACCACATGTGGCATCtgggcagcccctcctgcccGTGCGACCGGTCGGGGTGCTGCGTGGTTGTGGAGCGGGACGGCAGCTCCGGCTCCCTGCTCGCAGCCCTCGGAGGGGCTCGGCTTgtgctgggaagggaggaatAGCTGAGCTGCACCGGCTTTCCACAGCCTTCCAAGGAGAGGGCTAGGATTGTGGATTTACAGTGTTGGTGCTATATGACAAAGATTCAGTAAAGACTTTAAAAGTCTTCATTAAAGCTGCACCTGCTGAACCCATGAAGCTGTGATAACGTAAAGCAGCAGCAAGCGAGCCAACAGCTCTTTCAAAAGCTTTGGTTTTACCACCTTGTTCATAATCACAGTTACAACTCTGAGCACTTTGAAGCAGTCAGTAAAGTACAGCCAGTTAATAGTCACAGTAAATATCTGCTCTTTAGACTGATGCTTAGCTTCTCTAGTCATCTGGCAGGATTACTCTGATCCCGCAAATCCCCACGCTCTTGCTGCAGGACAGCAGCCCTGCGGAAGGAAGGCTGCAGGATCTCTACCTTTTTTATTTAGGACTACCACGCAGACTTAAAATGCACGGTGAGTTCGATACGCAGCGTCGCTGCCTCGCACCGTGAACAGTAGCTGCTAAGGAGATGTGTACGTCTGCCTCCCAGCCGCACCGACAAcagcctgttttctttttcagcccGGTTTGGAAGTGACCGTCAGCGCTCTTGTGTAAACACCGAAATCTGGGTCAATTAACCTCGTGGATGACAACAGAGCATATTATCCGCCCAGAGCTGTAAGTGATCTGTACAACTTTCTGCAGGAATATTTGCCTCTCTGTTTCCCACTCTGCCTCACCACCGTTTCAGCCCTTGGCTCCGGGTCATTGATCATCTCCTTCCACGACACAGAggacacccacccacccaccacgCGCGTGGCACAGCAGCAGATCACGCGGCTTAGTTGAATCTTTTCCATAAGAAAAATCGTTGAGAAGGAAACAGCATTAAGCTTTTGACTCATTGACAGCTGGCCCAACTGTATCACTGGTTTTAGCAAAGGCAATCACTGTTTTTCCATCATACCCTATACGTAAACACATGGATTTTGGTTTAATGCATGTATACAGccaaaagagggaaagagcttTATAGAAGGACACTAACTGGCTTGATAGTAGaagccatttttaaatttacacagaaaaatgcacaaataaaaGACCCAATTCCCTGGTCATCTTTCTCTCCTAAATATTTATTATGCTCTGCCTAGAAAAAGAATTTCCATCTTCCGTTGCCCTGAATATCTGAATTAAAATCTCCAGCAGTTTTCTAATCCCACACACTTTGTGCACATCACAGCAACACTGTTTCCTGATCTAATCTGTTTTCCAGATAGCTTGCTTTCAAACAATTAGCTACATCAGGACTTCTCCATAGCAAATCAATTGTTGATAGCTTTGGCTCAGCCAGATATAAGCTTTTGCACAATGACATGCCTCtcaaaagaaatcacaaaaaatGACAAATGGCTGTTACAGTAAGCCtctcaaaaataaattactgttgCCATACCATGTAGCCCTTTGATTCTGATTTTGTTTGTCCTTTACCCTTTCAGTATATTCACCGAAGACAGAACAAGACAGACGTGCTCCAGTTAGTTACTCTTCTTTGGTAAGCTGTAATTCCTTGCAAAACTCCTTTGAAGTGGGTACTAATCAATGTGAGAAAGACTGACAAAGTCCAGCCCAGTCCAAATGCAAGTAAgctcgggaaaaaaaaaaaaaaaaaagcaaatataacagaaaaagaaatagcaaataGAGAAGTATGCTCACTACAATAACACAACACTTAACGTAACCTATGTTGCATGACCAGTCCAAGTCAGTCTTACCAGGTTCATAAACTTTGACAGTGATACATTTGGGCAAGGAAGGAAGCAGTACATACAAGACAAGGGCCAAGTCTAGAAAAAAGCTGTGCTTTCTGAATTCACAGTGCATAAAGTCGTCTATATTTTTCACGAGTTTGTCCAAATACCATATTTcctcttttaagaaaaatctttagGAAGCAAATTTTATTAGACTGCTGGAATCACATGCCACTGAAAGGATTAGTGGAAGTAGTTCCCCTCTTTCGTGACGTTACCTCTGAGGAGAAGCCACCCACCCCTAAGATGAAGCAGGAGCCCTGGGGACGGTGGCAGGCTCGTTCACCACCTGCGATGCCAAGCGTACAGCGAGCAGCGGAGGTTAAGACAACTGATTACAATCAATCCTGTTACCGCAGCTTAATGAGTTACTGCTGATTAGCTTGAGTCCTCACGACTGGCAACTTTTATTCTGCGACTAAGGCAATTGTAAAGGTAAGGCGTTAACTTTTACCTGTTTTCATTATGTGTCAATATTTATAAACAAACACAACCCCTTTACTTCTCATGAGTAATCCCATGACTAAGTTTTGACTAAAATGAGTACAGTGCCCCCCATTTAAAGTTTTCAGGCAATTATTGGCAAACACATAATCAGTTGAAGGCCATAAACATTTATCCAGTGCCGCTAGTGATCCTGGTGGCAAATCTAATCTTTTTGTTCTGATCAGTCCCAGAGAACTcatgacttttttcccctagtgATTTTACTGTAAAGATTATATGAGCCTGTGAAAGCATTTGCAGGCAGCCTGGACATTTTTCTCAGTAGCCATCTGAGATAGCTTCTGCGCTTACTGCAGGGGAGCTGAGTTATCAGCGCGACTGAGAGTGTTTTATAGGGGACAGCCTCTGCCTCTGAAAAGTCAGCTGTATGCACGGAAAGTGCCTCTAAACACGCATGAGAAATTGCTATGTATGGACCAGGGAGTAAAAACCAACGCTAAGCTTGCATTGAAGACATTCACATTAATGTCACGCTATTTGCTTTTCCCAAACAAGATATCACTGTCGCACGGCCCTGCGCTCACAGAGAGAGGAGACGCAGTTCAAGGACTGACaatagatgctttttttaaaacattttctctctttttatttgttttttcctgatgGTTGCTACAAGCAAAGGAGGTATTCAGAAATGTAACTGCACGATACAAACACAGGCAGTAAACTAAGTTGATGGCATGAAAGGCGTATCTGAGAACACAGAGTTGACAGAATCGGAGTCGGATTTTGTTCGAGTCGTTTTCAAGATACTCTCGGCAATGATATTGTCATTAGGCAACAGTTTTACTTTCCCGTTCTGACTGTGTTTTGGTTCGTGCACGGGTTCCAGGAAAACCACCCGTTTCCCAGTGCTAGCCTTCTTCTCGTCGGCTGGCAGCTCCTGCGGCGGTGTGGAATTCAGTATGGATGAGTGGGCACTGCTTTGGTTcagcttcctcttcctccttttcgCCTTACATTGGCACGGACAGGGGGTCAGGTAGAGATACAGCAGTACTAAAACAATACTGGCTACACAGGCAGCAAGGGTGGTAAAAGCTGTATTAAATGCTTCATGAGCGTGGGACCTGTTGACTGTGAAATTGCTAACATTTATTCTAACCTCTATGGTTTCATTTAATAGTCTTTTCTTATTTATTGCGATGCAGGAATACAGCCCTGAGTCCTCTAGCTGGGCGTCTGTTATCTCCAGGCTGCCGTTATGAAAGACTTTAAAGTTGTCGGTCGCCCTGTCTGGCTCCAGCAATCTGTTGTCCGGACTAACCCAAACAAAGTGCGTGCCCGTGTCGCTGATTCTGCTGTCACAGTGTACAATCAGCCTGTCGCCAACCTGGGCATCGTGAATAAACCCGAAGGCTTGGAAAGAGCTGTTGACGGTGCTTTCGGAGCAATTCAGAAAGTTGTCGTGCAGTAAAGGCAGTTTATTGTAACCTCTCGGGTCCGATCGCAACAAGCAGGTGTACTCGTTTTTGAAGTCCACCACCGAGCTGAAGTGCCTTTGATACCAGAAGATTAGCATGGCGTACAGCATACAGTCGCAATGAAACGGGTTGCCGTGAAGATAAATTCCACTAAGGTGTTTGGCCGGCACTGAACTCAGGCGCTGAATAGGCATCGACTGGATGTGATTAAAGGAAACGTCCAGCAACACGAGGTCTGTCAGTTTATGTTTGCCACTGTACAAGTCCAGCGGGAAATGCGAGAGCAAATTATAGCTTAAGTACAGTTTCTGTAATTTGTACAGTCCTCCGAAGGCTGAAGACTCTATCTGCGTTATCTGATTGTTGTACAGCAGGAGAACCTCCAGTGCCTTCAGCTCCTGAAACACAGGGCTGCCCAGCGTCTTCAGGCTGTTGGATGACAAGTCCAGGTACTTCAGATTCGGGGTTGTGGAAAAGCTTCCAGTCATAATGCTGCTGATGCTATTATGATTGACTATTAAAGTGTTCAGTTTCTCGAACAGCGCAGGGACCCATTCAGGCTCCAGAAACCCAATTCTGTTATAACTCAGATCCAGCCTTTTCATACATTTATAGAGATTTCCTGGCACTCGAGAGAGGTTCTTGTTGGTGCAGGTTACGATATCACTGGCACAGATGCAGGCTGCTGGACACATCCCCGGGGCGCTGCCACAAACGCTCACGGTGAAGACCAAGAGGCATGCCAGCCCTTTGCAGTTCACTTGAAAAACTCCAAGTCGAGTAGGAATTGTCTGCCAGTTTAAAGACATTGTCACTGTCTCTTAGCTCTCTCCCAG of Haliaeetus albicilla chromosome 14, bHalAlb1.1, whole genome shotgun sequence contains these proteins:
- the AMIGO2 gene encoding amphoterin-induced protein 2 is translated as MSLNWQTIPTRLGVFQVNCKGLACLLVFTVSVCGSAPGMCPAACICASDIVTCTNKNLSRVPGNLYKCMKRLDLSYNRIGFLEPEWVPALFEKLNTLIVNHNSISSIMTGSFSTTPNLKYLDLSSNSLKTLGSPVFQELKALEVLLLYNNQITQIESSAFGGLYKLQKLYLSYNLLSHFPLDLYSGKHKLTDLVLLDVSFNHIQSMPIQRLSSVPAKHLSGIYLHGNPFHCDCMLYAMLIFWYQRHFSSVVDFKNEYTCLLRSDPRGYNKLPLLHDNFLNCSESTVNSSFQAFGFIHDAQVGDRLIVHCDSRISDTGTHFVWVSPDNRLLEPDRATDNFKVFHNGSLEITDAQLEDSGLYSCIAINKKRLLNETIEVRINVSNFTVNRSHAHEAFNTAFTTLAACVASIVLVLLYLYLTPCPCQCKAKRRKRKLNQSSAHSSILNSTPPQELPADEKKASTGKRVVFLEPVHEPKHSQNGKVKLLPNDNIIAESILKTTRTKSDSDSVNSVFSDTPFMPST